In the Cydia fagiglandana chromosome 5, ilCydFagi1.1, whole genome shotgun sequence genome, one interval contains:
- the LOC134664582 gene encoding retinol dehydrogenase 13-like, producing MYFVIIAAIAVLVLTIKIYQKLTHASCRSSAHMVGKVVIVTGGNSGIGLETAKNLAERGARVILACRNARRAAAAKEEIIKFSGNTDVHYVPLDLSSFRSIKEFSDHIQNTEKRIDVLINNAGAGGLGNYKTEDGLHVGMQVNYFGPFLLTCLLLPKLKASAPSRIINLSSVIHKYGLMDFDNLNMEKYWSDYLVYANSKLYINLMTLELSERLRDTDVTVNAVHPGIAATNIFRNIPIAIARTVVEKGIGFMFQSPVEASQTVIHLAVSPEVNGVSGRYFSNCQPKQPSKISQDLDIAKKLWTHSTRLVKYSETD from the coding sequence ATGTACTTTGTAATAATAGCCGCTATTGCGGTTCTAGTGTTGACTATTAAAATATATCAGAAACTTACACATGCAAGTTGCCGGTCGAGCGCTCACATGGTCGGCAAGGTAGTGATTGTGACGGGCGGGAACAGCGGTATAGGATTAGAGACGGCGAAAAACTTGGCAGAGAGAGGGGCGCGAGTGATCCTCGCGTGTCGAAACGCTCGCCGTGCGGCGGCTGCCAAGGAAGAAATCATCAAATTCTCCGGGAATACCGACGTGCACTACGTACCATTAGATTTGTCATCCTTCCGCTCTATAAAGGAATTCAGTGACCACATACAGAACACGGAGAAACGTATCGACGTCCTGATCAACAATGCGGGCGCCGGGGGACTCGGCAACTACAAGACCGAAGACGGTCTCCACGTCGGCATGCAAGTCAATTACTTTGGACCTTTTCTCTTGACCTGCCTGTTACTACCGAAGCTGAAAGCCTCAGCGCCGAGTCGAATCATAAACCTATCCTCGGTTATACACAAGTACGGCTTAATGGATTTCGATAATCTTAACATGGAAAAATACTGGAGTGATTACTTAGTGTATGCGAATAGTAAATTGTATATTAATTTGATGACGCTGGAGTTAAGTGAGAGACTGCGGGACACCGACGTGACCGTGAACGCCGTGCACCCGGGTATCGCGGCTACTAATATATTTAGGAATATACCGATTGCGATAGCGCGTACTGTGGTCGAGAAGGGAATAGGGTTCATGTTCCAGAGTCCGGTGGAAGCGTCACAAACCGTCATTCACTTGGCGGTGTCGCCCGAGGTGAACGGGGTCAGCGGGCGCTATTTCAGTAACTGCCAACCGAAACAACCGTCTAAGATTTCACAGGATCTAGATATTGCGAAGAAACTTTGGACACATTCCACACGATTAGTCAAATATTCTGAGACAGACTGA